The proteins below are encoded in one region of Paenibacillus albus:
- the fliG gene encoding flagellar motor switch protein FliG, translated as MAKYQGGFSGRQKAAILLISLGPEVSAQIFKQLREEEIEQLTLEIANVRKVDNLDKENIMSEFHQICVAQEYISQGGISYAREILEKALGETKAMEVIGRLTATLQVRPFDFARKAEASQILNFIQNENSQTIALVLSYLQADQSSQILSSLPQEKQAEVARRIALMDSTSPEVISQVERILEQKLSATVTQDYTTAGGIESIVQILNGVDRGTERTILDALEIQDPELAEEIKKRMFVFEDIVNIDNRSIQRIIRDIENSDLQLALKVASEEVREAIFRNMSKRMAETFKEEMEYMGPVRLRDVEEAQTRIVATIRRLEESGEIIIARGGGDDIIV; from the coding sequence ATGGCAAAGTATCAAGGTGGATTCAGCGGTCGTCAGAAAGCTGCTATATTATTAATTTCGCTAGGTCCTGAAGTTTCTGCTCAAATCTTCAAGCAATTGAGAGAAGAAGAGATTGAACAGCTAACACTCGAAATCGCCAACGTGCGTAAAGTAGACAATTTGGACAAAGAGAACATTATGAGCGAGTTTCACCAAATCTGTGTCGCGCAGGAATATATATCGCAAGGCGGTATCTCTTACGCTCGCGAGATTCTGGAGAAAGCGCTCGGCGAGACCAAGGCAATGGAAGTTATCGGCCGTTTGACTGCCACGCTGCAAGTGCGTCCTTTCGATTTTGCCCGCAAGGCAGAAGCGAGCCAAATTCTCAACTTCATTCAGAACGAGAATTCACAAACGATCGCACTCGTCCTTTCTTATTTGCAAGCAGATCAGTCATCGCAAATTCTATCGTCACTTCCGCAAGAGAAGCAGGCTGAAGTTGCTCGAAGAATTGCGCTTATGGACAGTACTTCACCTGAAGTTATTTCGCAGGTTGAACGCATCTTGGAGCAGAAGCTGTCCGCTACCGTTACTCAAGATTACACAACTGCAGGCGGTATTGAATCAATCGTTCAAATTTTGAATGGTGTCGACCGCGGTACAGAACGTACTATTCTCGATGCGCTTGAAATTCAAGATCCAGAGCTTGCGGAAGAAATCAAGAAAAGAATGTTCGTCTTCGAGGATATCGTCAACATCGACAACCGTTCGATCCAACGTATCATTCGCGATATCGAGAACTCCGATTTGCAGCTTGCGCTTAAAGTGGCGAGTGAAGAAGTTCGCGAAGCGATCTTCCGCAACATGTCCAAACGGATGGCGGAAACATTCAAGGAAGAAATGGAATACATGGGACCTGTTCGTCTGCGTGACGTCGAAGAGGCTCAAACTCGCATCGTAGCAACCATCCGTAGACTCGAAGAGTCTGGCGAGATCATCATCGCCCGTGGCGGAGGAGATGATATCATTGTCTAG
- the fliF gene encoding flagellar basal-body MS-ring/collar protein FliF, with protein MNEKIGQYRAKIAGFWNAMEKKQKIWLGASVGILILTIVLLTYLFSRVSYEVAFKDLDSTDAAAVMEYLDTNKISYKLADAGQTIMVPAANAAKVKVEAGSQGLVRNGSIGFEQFNDSGSMFGPTDSILNIQYRNALNGEIQKLLNVMQGVKSSNVLVNLPEESAFISTDEKEEASASITMTFTPGYRPQQKEIDGYYNLVKTAIPHIKPENITISSPEGVLPSSTIGGSGLGSELVDEHYQIQRKFENDLKQKVQTMLGPMVGMNNLVVTVSSAFNFDKKKSDQQLVSPLENNNNNGIIVSEESDSKTATGGSGGAGGVAGTGETDVPGYQATNASGGTSEENSQKTNYEFNKILNSIESAPYVIKDLSISVGVEKSALNAEAKTEMNNFLSTIIRSQLAESGQDVNNDALIQKKISIMAQTFVDNGGATSSRVLSTGWLTAIGVAALAIIGGLGYMVVRRRRQAALVQEMAETPGKVEYPTIDLENVTNENQVRKQLETLAKRKPEEFVNLLRTWLVDE; from the coding sequence GTGAACGAGAAAATAGGCCAATACCGAGCGAAGATTGCTGGGTTTTGGAACGCAATGGAGAAGAAACAAAAAATTTGGTTGGGAGCCTCGGTGGGGATCCTGATCCTAACCATAGTGTTGCTTACATACCTCTTTTCAAGAGTCAGCTATGAAGTAGCGTTTAAGGATTTAGACAGTACAGATGCTGCTGCCGTTATGGAATACCTCGACACGAACAAGATTTCTTACAAGCTCGCTGATGCCGGACAGACGATTATGGTTCCGGCTGCAAATGCGGCAAAGGTAAAAGTTGAAGCAGGTTCACAAGGGCTTGTCCGTAATGGTTCAATCGGATTTGAGCAGTTTAATGACAGCGGCTCGATGTTTGGTCCAACGGATAGCATTCTGAATATCCAATACCGCAATGCATTGAACGGTGAAATTCAGAAGCTCCTTAATGTGATGCAAGGCGTGAAGAGCTCCAACGTGCTCGTGAACTTGCCGGAAGAGTCGGCATTCATCTCGACAGACGAGAAAGAGGAAGCATCCGCTTCGATCACGATGACGTTTACACCGGGATATCGCCCGCAGCAGAAGGAAATCGACGGGTACTACAATCTCGTGAAAACCGCAATTCCGCATATCAAACCAGAGAACATTACGATTTCTAGTCCAGAAGGAGTACTCCCTTCTAGTACTATCGGCGGAAGTGGGCTTGGAAGTGAGCTTGTTGACGAACATTATCAAATTCAGCGTAAATTCGAGAATGATCTGAAGCAGAAAGTACAAACGATGCTTGGTCCGATGGTTGGAATGAACAACCTGGTGGTAACGGTATCGAGCGCCTTCAATTTCGATAAGAAGAAATCGGATCAACAGCTCGTCTCTCCACTGGAGAACAACAATAACAACGGGATTATCGTTAGTGAAGAATCAGACAGCAAGACGGCAACTGGCGGAAGCGGCGGCGCAGGTGGTGTTGCTGGGACAGGCGAAACGGATGTTCCGGGTTACCAGGCAACTAACGCAAGCGGAGGGACTTCTGAAGAGAACAGTCAGAAGACAAACTACGAGTTCAACAAAATTTTGAATTCGATCGAGTCCGCGCCTTATGTCATTAAAGACTTGTCCATCAGCGTGGGTGTTGAGAAGAGCGCCTTGAACGCCGAAGCGAAGACGGAAATGAACAATTTCTTATCCACCATTATTCGCTCCCAGCTCGCAGAGTCGGGTCAAGATGTGAACAACGATGCACTTATCCAAAAGAAGATTTCGATTATGGCTCAAACCTTCGTTGATAATGGCGGAGCAACTTCTTCACGGGTCCTCTCGACAGGTTGGTTAACAGCTATCGGAGTTGCAGCTCTTGCAATTATCGGTGGACTTGGCTACATGGTCGTTAGACGCCGCAGACAAGCAGCGCTTGTGCAAGAAATGGCTGAGACGCCAGGCAAGGTCGAGTATCCGACGATTGATCTTGAGAATGTCACGAATGAAAATCAAGTACGCAAACAGCTTGAAACACTTGCCAAGCGCAAACCCGAGGAATTCGTTAATTTGCTTCGGACTTGGCTTGTGGATGAATAG
- a CDS encoding FliH/SctL family protein, giving the protein MSRLFKSSHVISVEDLRRLEWYNKYEPAPSSNDSDIPAGPTAETISLRDQILDDAEEFANQRIQETGEQIETMYEAANAQIDQWWLERRLQDEQLQEHIRQDGYTQGYQEGRDAATSEVYAQWEVMLTEARAILDSAYETKEQIIQEAEPFVVALSTAIAEKIINKQLTVDPDWSLDIIRKSLERRREQGVITLCVSPQQLTFVQAAREELSLVIDSQAELQIVPDVTVKEFGCVIRSSFGSIDARIDTQLAEIKRELIALALQADERGIADES; this is encoded by the coding sequence TTGTCTAGGTTGTTCAAATCTTCGCATGTGATCTCCGTTGAAGATTTAAGGCGGCTTGAATGGTACAACAAGTACGAGCCTGCACCGTCATCTAACGATTCCGATATTCCGGCCGGTCCAACAGCAGAAACCATTTCGCTGCGGGATCAAATTCTGGATGACGCTGAGGAGTTTGCGAATCAGCGCATTCAAGAAACAGGCGAGCAGATCGAGACGATGTATGAAGCTGCAAATGCCCAAATCGACCAGTGGTGGTTGGAACGGCGTCTGCAGGATGAACAATTGCAAGAACATATCCGTCAGGATGGCTACACGCAAGGTTACCAAGAAGGCAGAGATGCTGCTACTTCCGAGGTATACGCTCAGTGGGAAGTCATGTTAACAGAAGCAAGAGCGATACTAGACTCCGCTTACGAAACGAAGGAGCAGATTATTCAAGAAGCTGAACCGTTCGTAGTGGCGCTAAGTACGGCCATTGCAGAGAAAATTATTAACAAACAGTTGACTGTCGATCCTGACTGGTCCCTTGATATTATTCGTAAGTCGCTTGAGCGGCGGCGAGAACAAGGTGTTATTACACTGTGTGTTTCTCCTCAGCAGCTTACATTCGTACAAGCCGCAAGAGAAGAATTATCGCTTGTCATCGATTCACAGGCCGAGCTTCAGATTGTACCCGACGTTACGGTCAAAGAATTCGGTTGTGTCATTCGTTCTTCATTCGGCAGCATTGACGCTCGTATTGATACGCAGCTTGCCGAGATCAAGCGAGAATTGATTGCACTTGCCTTACAGGCCGACGAACGAGGGATAGCCGATGAGAGCTAG
- the flgB gene encoding flagellar basal body rod protein FlgB: protein MNLLNGPEFSRLQGAINAAEMRQRVISNNIANVDTPKFKRSEVLFESLLEQNMGSGNSQFIGRRTNARHIPIGQSSSIPDAKVITDETSVMNNDVNNVDIDREMSLLAKNQLNYNYYVQQLNHDIKMMRIGIEGRA from the coding sequence GTGAATTTGTTGAATGGCCCGGAATTCAGTCGATTACAGGGTGCTATTAATGCGGCGGAGATGCGCCAGCGCGTGATTTCCAACAATATAGCGAATGTCGATACGCCGAAGTTCAAGCGTTCCGAGGTCCTTTTTGAATCGCTGCTGGAGCAGAACATGGGCAGTGGAAATTCTCAATTTATCGGTCGACGCACGAATGCGCGGCACATTCCGATTGGGCAGTCGTCTTCGATCCCTGATGCTAAAGTGATTACGGATGAAACCAGTGTCATGAATAATGACGTGAACAATGTCGATATTGATCGAGAAATGTCGTTACTCGCGAAAAACCAACTGAATTACAATTACTACGTGCAGCAGCTTAACCATGACATTAAGATGATGCGCATCGGAATTGAAGGGAGAGCATAA
- the hslU gene encoding ATP-dependent protease ATPase subunit HslU, whose amino-acid sequence MTNEAMTPKQIVAELDKYIVGQKPAKRSVAVALRNRYRRNRLDEALRDEIVPKNILMIGPTGVGKTEIARRLAKLVNAPFVKVEATKFTEVGYVGRDVESMVRDLVETAIRMVKLEKTEKVKDKAEALANDRIVTLLVPSTVKPKSQKNPLEMLFGNQSNDKDSDDEPVESAQVQERRKQVKEQLAAGKLENETIEIEVEDSSPNMLDMLAGQGNEGMGMGANMQELFGQLMPKRSKKRKLAVKEARKALIQEEANKLIDMDDVISESVARAEQSGIIFIDEIDKIASSSRGSGPDVSREGVQRDILPIVEGSTVMTKYGPVKTDYVLFIAAGAFHMAKPSDLIPELQGRFPIRVELTNLSIEDFVKILTEPKNALTKQYTALLETEGITITFSDESIQELATIAADVNKNTENIGARRLHTILEKLLEDLSFEAPELSLEELVITPEYVREKLGNIAKNRDLSQYIL is encoded by the coding sequence ATGACAAATGAAGCAATGACACCGAAGCAGATTGTTGCGGAGCTTGATAAATATATTGTTGGCCAGAAGCCGGCGAAGAGATCAGTTGCGGTAGCGTTGCGGAATCGGTATCGCCGAAACCGTCTTGATGAAGCGTTGCGCGACGAAATTGTACCGAAGAATATTCTTATGATCGGGCCTACAGGCGTAGGGAAGACAGAGATTGCAAGACGGCTTGCGAAGCTGGTAAATGCGCCATTCGTGAAGGTAGAGGCAACCAAATTTACTGAGGTCGGGTATGTCGGCCGCGATGTGGAATCCATGGTGCGCGATCTCGTCGAGACGGCGATCCGGATGGTAAAGCTGGAGAAGACCGAGAAGGTGAAGGATAAGGCGGAAGCACTTGCTAACGATCGTATCGTTACGCTGCTTGTCCCTTCTACAGTGAAACCAAAGTCCCAGAAAAATCCACTTGAAATGCTGTTCGGCAATCAGTCGAATGATAAGGATTCTGATGATGAGCCGGTAGAGAGTGCGCAGGTGCAGGAACGTCGCAAGCAGGTGAAGGAGCAGCTCGCCGCGGGCAAGCTTGAGAACGAGACAATCGAGATTGAGGTGGAGGACTCCTCACCGAATATGCTCGACATGCTGGCAGGCCAAGGTAATGAGGGAATGGGCATGGGAGCGAATATGCAGGAGCTGTTCGGCCAGCTGATGCCTAAGCGCTCGAAGAAGCGGAAGCTTGCGGTGAAAGAGGCGCGCAAAGCGCTCATTCAAGAAGAAGCAAACAAGCTGATTGATATGGACGATGTCATATCGGAATCCGTTGCGCGTGCGGAGCAATCCGGCATTATCTTTATCGATGAAATTGACAAGATCGCCAGCTCCTCCCGCGGATCGGGCCCTGATGTATCCCGTGAAGGTGTGCAGCGTGATATTCTGCCGATCGTTGAAGGTTCTACGGTAATGACCAAGTATGGTCCGGTTAAGACGGATTATGTCTTGTTTATCGCTGCTGGTGCATTCCATATGGCGAAGCCATCTGATCTTATTCCTGAGCTGCAGGGCCGTTTCCCGATTCGTGTAGAACTCACAAACCTGAGCATAGAGGACTTTGTGAAGATCTTGACGGAACCGAAGAATGCGCTCACGAAGCAATATACCGCATTGCTGGAGACCGAAGGGATTACGATCACGTTCTCGGATGAGTCGATTCAGGAACTGGCGACGATTGCTGCGGATGTGAATAAGAATACGGAGAATATCGGAGCACGCAGACTTCATACCATTTTGGAGAAGCTGCTTGAGGATCTTTCATTCGAAGCGCCGGAACTGTCGCTTGAGGAGCTTGTCATTACACCGGAATATGTACGCGAGAAACTTGGTAATATTGCGAAAAATCGCGATCTAAGTCAATATATACTGTAA
- the fliE gene encoding flagellar hook-basal body complex protein FliE has protein sequence MINPMSFNPIQTQSVKLPDTNSIKDKATPSEMTQSFGDFLKNAIDGVSSQEQNAQAMNDQYVLGNVDVSQVMIASQQAELGLQLTSQIRNKVIEAYQEIMRMQI, from the coding sequence TTGATTAACCCAATGTCGTTTAATCCGATCCAAACACAATCGGTTAAACTGCCTGACACGAACAGCATCAAGGATAAAGCGACGCCGTCAGAAATGACCCAATCTTTCGGTGATTTTCTGAAAAATGCAATCGACGGGGTAAGCTCTCAGGAGCAGAACGCCCAAGCAATGAATGATCAGTACGTACTGGGCAACGTTGACGTGTCTCAAGTTATGATCGCTTCACAGCAAGCCGAGCTTGGCTTGCAGCTCACCTCGCAAATCCGCAACAAAGTGATTGAGGCCTACCAAGAAATAATGCGGATGCAAATCTAA
- the codY gene encoding GTP-sensing pleiotropic transcriptional regulator CodY: protein MVLLAKTRTLNRLLQRAAGGALNFREMAEVLCTTIQADVFVVSRKGKVLGCAAVGPFQHEQLRALPVSELRFSNESNERFMSMQETVTNVTPDEGIQESFLMMSGQGIMTVVPIVGGRDRIGTLILLRSSEPFGDDELILAEYGSTIVGMEILRERAEEIEQEARSRAVVAVAVGSLSFSELEAVEHIFEELSGKEGLLVASKIADRVGITRSVIVNALRKLESAGVIETRSLGMKGTYIRILNTQLLTELEKNKNS from the coding sequence ATGGTTTTATTAGCAAAAACAAGAACGCTGAACCGGCTGCTGCAGCGCGCAGCTGGTGGGGCGCTCAATTTTCGTGAGATGGCAGAGGTGCTCTGCACGACGATACAGGCAGATGTGTTTGTAGTCAGCCGTAAAGGCAAAGTGCTTGGATGTGCTGCAGTTGGCCCATTCCAGCATGAGCAGCTGCGCGCATTACCGGTATCAGAGCTGCGCTTCTCGAACGAGAGCAACGAACGTTTCATGAGCATGCAGGAAACCGTGACGAATGTTACGCCTGATGAAGGGATACAGGAGTCCTTCTTGATGATGTCAGGACAAGGCATTATGACCGTTGTGCCCATTGTAGGCGGACGTGATCGGATCGGGACGTTAATTCTGCTGCGCAGCTCAGAGCCGTTCGGCGACGACGAGCTTATTCTAGCTGAATATGGCAGTACAATCGTTGGCATGGAGATTCTGCGTGAACGTGCAGAGGAAATCGAGCAGGAAGCGCGCAGCCGCGCAGTCGTGGCTGTAGCTGTTGGTTCGCTTTCGTTCAGTGAGCTGGAAGCGGTGGAGCACATCTTTGAAGAATTGAGTGGCAAAGAAGGACTCCTCGTAGCATCCAAGATTGCGGACCGTGTCGGCATTACACGTTCAGTTATTGTGAACGCGCTGCGCAAGCTCGAGAGCGCCGGAGTCATCGAAACGCGCTCGCTCGGGATGAAAGGGACATATATTCGTATCCTCAATACCCAACTCTTGACCGAGCTTGAGAAGAATAAAAATTCATAA
- the fliJ gene encoding flagellar export protein FliJ yields the protein MARFQYTYQKIVDLKTSEKSQAEWQLSVVIGKLNNEEQSLQQLREERASWAERLGSASSEAVSLSDLLAMQQYIEHLDSRIVHKLADVKKAEVAVEAGRRVLSDRMMDEKVWQKSKSNAQDRFRAEMLVREQNELDELATARFMYAAQ from the coding sequence ATGGCTCGATTTCAGTATACCTACCAGAAGATCGTCGACTTGAAGACGAGCGAGAAGTCACAAGCTGAGTGGCAGCTATCCGTTGTCATCGGCAAGCTTAACAATGAAGAGCAGTCGCTGCAGCAGCTGCGTGAAGAGAGAGCTTCCTGGGCCGAGCGGCTCGGGTCCGCATCAAGTGAAGCGGTCAGTTTATCGGACTTGCTAGCCATGCAGCAGTACATTGAACATCTCGACAGCAGAATTGTTCACAAGCTTGCAGATGTCAAGAAGGCGGAGGTTGCCGTTGAGGCAGGTCGCCGAGTATTATCCGACCGGATGATGGACGAGAAGGTATGGCAGAAATCGAAGTCAAACGCTCAAGATCGTTTCCGTGCCGAGATGTTGGTGAGAGAGCAGAATGAGCTTGATGAGCTCGCTACTGCAAGGTTTATGTACGCCGCACAATAA
- the fliI gene encoding flagellar protein export ATPase FliI → MRASRLNANRYIEHLRPIDPVRVNGKVTQVIGLTVESEGPDASIGDVCLIYPAKSTKPLKAEVVGFRDNKVILMPLGELTSIGPGCDVVGTGKPLTVQVGSELLGKVLDGLGQPLDGSHLPSRLPHHSTHNQPSNPLARPRVKDPLSIGVRAIDGLLTVGQGQRVGIFAGSGVGKSTLLGMVARNTSADVNVIALIGERGREVLEFIEKDLGPEGLARSVVIVATSDQPALIRIKGALIATTIAEYFRDRGLNVMLMMDSVTRYAMALREVGLAIGEPPATRGYTPSVFANLPKLLERAGTGQRGSITAFYTVLVDGDDMNEPIADAVRGILDGHIVLSRALAHKGHFPAIDVLASISRVMKEIVPEEQQDAANELKRLMSIYKDSEDLINIGAYQRGSNEKIDQSIEFFDAIQAFTRQKTTEKADYEESKERLIRDFYTNLGR, encoded by the coding sequence ATGAGAGCTAGTAGACTTAACGCTAATCGCTATATCGAGCATCTCCGCCCGATTGACCCGGTTCGAGTAAACGGTAAGGTGACCCAAGTTATTGGCTTGACGGTTGAATCCGAGGGTCCTGATGCCAGTATCGGCGATGTTTGCTTGATTTACCCAGCTAAATCTACCAAACCGCTTAAAGCGGAAGTAGTCGGCTTTCGGGATAACAAGGTCATTCTAATGCCGCTTGGCGAGCTTACATCCATCGGTCCGGGCTGTGATGTTGTAGGTACCGGCAAACCGCTTACGGTTCAAGTAGGTTCCGAATTGCTAGGCAAAGTGCTGGATGGACTTGGGCAGCCGCTTGACGGTTCTCATCTCCCTAGTCGATTGCCCCATCATTCGACGCATAATCAGCCGAGCAATCCACTGGCAAGACCGCGTGTAAAAGATCCGCTCAGCATTGGTGTTCGCGCGATTGACGGTCTACTGACCGTCGGGCAAGGTCAACGGGTTGGTATCTTTGCAGGTTCAGGTGTAGGCAAGAGCACATTGCTAGGCATGGTTGCTAGAAATACTTCCGCTGACGTCAATGTGATCGCGCTTATCGGTGAACGCGGACGCGAGGTTCTCGAATTTATCGAGAAGGATCTCGGTCCAGAAGGGCTTGCACGGTCGGTCGTGATCGTAGCGACCTCAGACCAGCCGGCGTTAATTCGAATTAAAGGCGCGCTGATCGCCACGACGATTGCAGAGTATTTCCGAGATCGTGGACTGAATGTCATGCTCATGATGGATTCGGTAACACGCTATGCAATGGCGCTACGTGAAGTCGGTCTTGCCATTGGCGAACCGCCTGCAACTCGAGGCTATACGCCTTCGGTATTCGCTAATTTGCCTAAGCTGCTCGAACGAGCAGGGACAGGCCAGCGCGGTTCAATTACAGCGTTCTACACCGTCCTCGTTGACGGGGATGATATGAACGAACCGATTGCTGATGCTGTTCGAGGCATCCTTGATGGGCACATCGTCCTGAGTCGTGCTTTGGCGCATAAGGGACATTTTCCGGCAATAGACGTTTTGGCTTCTATTAGTCGGGTCATGAAGGAAATAGTGCCGGAAGAGCAACAGGATGCTGCGAATGAGCTCAAACGTCTCATGTCTATTTATAAAGATTCGGAAGATCTGATTAATATTGGGGCGTACCAACGGGGGTCAAATGAAAAAATTGACCAATCTATCGAATTTTTCGACGCAATTCAAGCTTTTACCAGACAGAAAACGACAGAAAAAGCTGATTACGAGGAATCAAAAGAACGATTAATCCGGGATTTCTACACGAACCTAGGGAGATGA
- the flgC gene encoding flagellar basal body rod protein FlgC, with product MRLSNGFDASASALTAQRLRMDVISSNIANAETTRGKYVNGKYEPYQRKMVVLQPTSDSFADILNGQMSGASGASPGVKATRIIEDQTPAKLVYDPSHPDADENGYVKMPNVDVLKEMVDMISASRSYEANITALNATKGMFVKALEIGK from the coding sequence ATGAGACTTTCTAATGGATTCGATGCCAGCGCATCGGCTCTTACAGCCCAGCGGCTCCGTATGGATGTCATCTCGTCGAATATCGCGAACGCTGAAACGACAAGAGGTAAATATGTGAATGGCAAATATGAGCCTTACCAAAGGAAGATGGTTGTCCTTCAGCCGACCTCGGATTCTTTTGCAGATATTCTGAATGGTCAGATGAGTGGGGCAAGCGGTGCATCCCCTGGAGTAAAGGCAACGCGGATTATTGAGGATCAGACACCGGCGAAGCTTGTGTACGACCCAAGCCATCCTGATGCTGACGAGAACGGATATGTGAAGATGCCAAACGTCGACGTTCTGAAGGAAATGGTTGATATGATTTCAGCTTCGCGTTCTTATGAGGCCAACATTACTGCGCTGAATGCGACTAAAGGCATGTTTGTGAAAGCTCTAGAAATCGGTAAATAA
- a CDS encoding MotE family protein, with protein MEMEKQGYSGFERFMFFVTPILFTLILLGVLVTLFNFDLRNRALEIGNSIPFLSKVLPEPAAEEGTAVDEGKIKAENSDAKIAELKAMIVTKSTALTKAAEEKTQLSGQVKALQAEVEQLKQAGAEKQLEEAEYQSKISELATMYGKISPSKAAPILESMEMAETVLVLDAMKPDDRVRILEKMTPSKAAEATIMMKDVKTVKDRQIAALQARVKKKETTSSQPSSVLSNTQLNTTFSNMDPKRAAELLLKMADVSPSKVLRILNAVTDASRASIIAEMSNMNKDITAQLVSKLMVGK; from the coding sequence ATGGAAATGGAAAAGCAAGGATACAGCGGATTTGAGCGGTTTATGTTCTTCGTAACGCCGATTCTCTTCACACTCATACTGCTTGGCGTTCTCGTAACGCTGTTTAACTTCGATCTGCGCAACAGAGCTCTTGAGATTGGAAATTCAATTCCGTTCTTGAGTAAGGTGCTGCCTGAGCCTGCTGCAGAAGAAGGAACAGCCGTTGATGAAGGGAAGATCAAGGCTGAGAATTCCGATGCTAAGATTGCTGAGCTGAAAGCGATGATTGTGACCAAATCTACGGCCCTCACGAAAGCGGCGGAAGAGAAGACGCAGCTGTCTGGGCAAGTGAAAGCTCTGCAAGCAGAGGTCGAGCAGCTGAAGCAGGCTGGTGCGGAGAAGCAGCTGGAAGAAGCCGAATATCAGAGCAAGATTAGTGAGCTTGCAACGATGTATGGCAAGATTTCGCCAAGCAAGGCAGCTCCCATCTTGGAGAGTATGGAAATGGCCGAAACGGTGCTGGTCCTCGATGCAATGAAGCCGGACGACCGTGTCCGCATTCTTGAGAAGATGACGCCATCCAAAGCAGCCGAAGCTACGATCATGATGAAAGATGTGAAGACGGTTAAGGATCGTCAAATCGCCGCTTTGCAAGCAAGAGTTAAGAAGAAGGAAACGACTTCGTCACAACCGAGCAGCGTTCTCAGTAATACGCAGCTGAACACAACATTCTCGAATATGGATCCTAAACGCGCGGCTGAGCTCCTGCTGAAGATGGCGGATGTCAGTCCAAGCAAAGTACTGCGGATCTTGAATGCGGTAACGGACGCTTCCCGTGCATCCATCATTGCGGAGATGTCTAATATGAACAAAGATATTACTGCTCAGCTTGTTTCGAAGCTGATGGTTGGCAAGTAA